In Eulemur rufifrons isolate Redbay chromosome 15, OSU_ERuf_1, whole genome shotgun sequence, the genomic stretch CAGGCTGGCAGAGGACAGCAGAGCAACCAACACACAAAACTACTGTTTGTGCATGGCTAAACACTGTGGTGACTTTGTAGCATCCTGGGCATTTCACCTCCATGAAATAGGAATCTGGGCTCTGCACCAGGCGCTGCTTCTTGtgtttcctcttctcctcttctggaGAGAGATAGAGGAGATCCTTTGCGAGAGTCATGTTCTCACGGGAAGGCCATGACCGCCGGAAAGGCTGTAGCACCTTTCTAATCATACTAGATCCTTGATTCAGAATGTCCTTTCCATTTCACATAATATACCCCTACACCCTAGGCGAGGTCAGGATACACTGACCTTATTTATGCTGTTGTACAATAAATAGGATTTCAATCAATGTCCTGTCATTTTCGAAGACCCAGCTTCTGTACCACATGGTTCTTAGGGAACAGTTCTTTATTGTCTGAATTGCAAGTAGGCTTGCTTTTGGAAACACTTTGAGAACCTAAAAATAGTGATCAGTTGTACccctccaaaattcgtatgttgaaatcctaacccctagcacctCAGAATGTCACTTTATTTGGAATAgggttgttgcagatgtaatAAGATGAGGTCGTTAGGGTCAGCCCTAATCCcgtatgactgatgtccttataaaaagggaaaatttggacacagagacacccaCACAGGGAGAACACGATGTGGAGATGAAGACAGAGTTTGGGTGATGCTTCTATAAGCCAAGGGATGGCAAAGATTGCCAGcaagccaccagaagctaggacaGAGACATGGGGCAGATTCTTCCTCACAGCCCATCCTGCCCACACAGTTATCTTGGGACTTCTACCCtacagaactatgagacaatgaatttatattgtttaagccacccagtttgtggtacagCAGTCGTAGCAAACTAATATGGTTTGGCAACTCCCTATTAATTTGCTTGGGAATTGTTCATGAGCGCTGAGATGGCTCATGGCAATAGAAAAGACttgatttaaattatatttcaggtGATTTCATTCTAAGTTATTTTGGAATTAACTACATTAACAATATTACATATTGCATATATAATAGTGAATTGAGTACATCATTATTTTACAGACATATCATTGGTGAgcaaatttatacaaatttctgtttaaatagctcttttttaagggcaaaatatttcataaataaccTACTCCCTGACTCCTTGATTTGCTTCAGAAGTGTATTGGAGCAGACATAATCTCAAACCAAATTTAGCATCACttctatttggaaaatattttagtggcttaatttagaaaaacattttttaaatcaacagaTGGGGGTCATATTGTGAACAGGTTACTTATGAAAATTGGTTAGTGTATAGTCCAAAAATAATTAATCTTCGGGCTTAGTTCAGAATTggaattcaataaattttagcaaCATTCCTTTGTGAAGTCACTGATTATAACAATGCTCTGTCAATTAATTATCATAACCTGTTTCATCTCTATCTAAGCCgtggacactgaggcaggaggctgttCTTTCAGTGAACTTTGAGATTTAGTTCCACAAAGCAGTGAGATTACTAGAGGCAAaaagaggtaaaactataaaaatcgcTGTGTATGCAGCTCATAAATGTATAGATCTAGATAATGACACGTAATTTCTACTTTTGATTACTATTTAAAATCAGACCTCCAGGTCTCTTTAATCTAGCTCTTTAGAATGTTAAATGTTTTACTTGAAATGCACATTTAGTTTATAAGCAGCAATTTGGTGTTCTGTTTCCATGATGCATTGATATTAAATAAAGCACTGGAAAGAAAGAATCTGTTAGAACAGTTTTCTCCTTTGTACAAGCCCCTATATGCAACTCATGTCCTATTGCTTGCTGGATATCAAAAAAGATTAGAAACAGCATGATTTCAGATCAAAGAATAAGCATCTGCCTACCccaggcttttaaaatatttagatttttttctcattaaagacAAGCAACTCAATAggattctaaataaaattaaaatttagggaACTGATGTAGAACAATTAATACTTCAAAGTAGTATATATTCACACTTTTTCCATTGTATTGAAAGTAAAATTCAACTTATTTGCTGAAGAATGCTTCAAATACCTTCAAATACACTGACATTTTGCATAATAGTAGTTATCAATCTGTTTTCTTATACCATATTTCGATTCAGATGACTTTTAATGGCATTTAGTTGGACTTATGAGTATTTTgggcttattttattattataatgcaAGGTAATGggttatttatttaaagttagaCTTCATGTTCAAAAATGCTATTTCTCACTTTATGCTGTAGGTCCAGCATTCCCAAGCTAAAAGAAAGGTGTGAAGGCAATGAAAGTGTTTGGCAAGGTTCTATTACTGATGGATGGATTTCTCATAGGAAGGGAAAAATTTCCATTGACTATATTAAGAATGATTGTGCtggtatttctaattttctgtctttcccattTTTGAGAATACAGATGTTGTTCTTTATGCTCTGTAGGTTGTTCTTTAAATCAATGGAGAATAAATAGTTTAGTAAGTAGTATTGGCATTAATACTTAACAATTTGGAAAACACTATATACCCTTATttcacaccatacataaaaataaattacagatgaattaaagatatatatctaaaaatatttaaaagtacagaagaaaatatttcctaaagtGTATTTTCATGCCATTAGAGTATGAAAGTCATTTCTTAATATGACACTAATATCAAAAGccataaaagaaatgattaaaagtgTTGACTGCCCCAAAATGTGTAACAGTCCTTcatcagaaaagataaaagatagaTATGGAAAACGGGGAAAATATTTATGCAGAGATAAATATGTCAGAAACAATGGCAtgcatacttttctttctttttttttttttttttgagacaggatcttgccatgttgcccaggcttgtctcaaactcctaggcttgagtaatcctcctgacttggccttcCTAGTTATTataactgggattataggcatgagccaccacgcccaactcagcatgcatacttaaaaaaaaaaaaccctttcataTCAAAACAAATGTTCTCCAGTCCTTTAACAAGTATTCAATAAACATCTAATATATCTGAGATCATAGACTAGGCACAAGAGAGATGTAGATGAGACTTAAACTGGGTCCTCAAAGAGCTCCAAATCTAgagttttatttccattgttAGAATTCAATGTCagtaaatagttattttaaaattataaaactatatcccactttaaaacttataaatagaaCAAGCATTATCTAACATTAATATCATAACTCCTTAAAGTTTACTGACTTCAGAATAACTAAATTTGGTAGCTCCCAAATATTCGTAGTATAAGAGTGACAGACCTCTAAGCTCTAATTGACATTTTTGGGGGCAGACGTgtacatgtattttatataatatgatgACTATTTAGATATAACCTAATCCTTCAAACATAACTGAAAAGAAGATGTTCTGTTTTGATTGACGTATCACTGAACTAGAGTTCCCTTCCTTGTGTGCATGGAACAAATAGAGAAGATAATTAGAATTCCACTTTTCTTGAAATGTCAAGAAGGGCAGGTGCACTCTGACCTTAGCTTTAAATTTAAGCAAATATATGGGAGGATTTGAGTCTGCTCAACATGTTTCTCAAGGAATTTCCCCCAAGCACTAATATCTGAATAGCCTgaaaaaatatgcaagaaaagCCTTATTCTCTCTTGACATGAAGTTATGCTCAGCATGCTAACTACAACGTTAGAGCTTAGTTTCTGAACAGCAAAgaactttttcccattctttgtGATGTTTGTGCTAAAATAACAGTCTTATGATGATGATTATTGTTCTCTATTGTCAACATTTCTTAAGTGCCCATGGTGGGGTAAGGCTTgcttctaagaattttaaaatgtgtttttagcAAAGCTCTAAAGATTAAGGCTTTACCTTACTGTCAGCAAGAGGTAAAAAGCACAAAACTCAGAATTATTTTAGGTCCCCATTAAGATATAGTACATTCTATGGTGACTGATTGCTGGTGACCTATATTGATAATAGGAAATATTACAACTTATTGTGAACGTACTAAGTATTGTCTATCATAATACGTATTTAAGTCATTTTCTGTGATATAGGTAATATGAGTTCCAtgttgcagatgagaaaactgagattcagaaaggtTGAAAAACttgctaaggtcacacagctaataagtaatAGCAAGattcaaaaccaaaacaacctGACTCCAAAACCCTACTATTAACCAATGACCTTTCTCCTATCAAAATTCCTGCAGTAAATGGAAACAATTTACcctgtgtttattcattcacacCTACAGTGTGCTAGGCCCTAGGCTACTGTAGGGATATGACGGTGAAGAGGACAGGCTAGGCCCTGCCCTCATGGGCTTGCATTTGACTGAGACAGATAAATTTCTCAATGATTAATTTAGTTGTGataaaaacaggaataaaaattatttaaggggaaaaaaaaaaaggaaactagagAGACAGAGAGTCATGGGAATTTCCCCTTgatgtcagggtcagggaaggccGCCCTGAGGATTTGTTAGCTGAACGGAGACCCTGGATAAAGTAGGGGAGGAGGAAGCGGTGCAGAGATCTGGGGAGAAGAGCACTCTGGGCAGaaggagcagcaagtgcaaaggccctgatcTGGGCATATGTTTGTGTCTGAGGACCACAAAAAGGCCAATGGGCACCCGGGAGGTCACTCTCCCCGGGCTTTGTCCAAGTGGCTTTGGGGAGCACAGGGCTCTGCTCTGTGATGTACAGTCCCTTCCCACGACATTGGAGATGAAGCTGGGCCTTGGGTCTGTGCCTGCATATTCCTGCAACTTCCCAGAGTCCTGTGGGAAACACACCATGCAGGAAACAGCCTTCTAGAGCAGGTCAAATGGCCTGCGCCTGACCAACAGCCATGCGAAAGTCTATGGCCCTTTCTTCCAAAGCGATGGTACTcctttttgtgtgtctgtttgtaAACTGTGACATTCAAGCGCAAGGGGGAGGGACGGAGTAGATAAGGAGGGCATGAAATAGACTCAAATGGAGAAAATTTAAGAGGTGCAAGAATGAGGATTTTGCCTTGGCTTTAAAACGTTGGTAAACTCTGTCGATTCTCATGTATACTGAAagtggttttgtgtgtgtgtgtgtgtgtgtgtgtgtgtgtctgtctcaggGGTGTGTTGGGATGGGGAAGAGTTTTCTAGAGAACCTCAGGATATTTGGTCAAAAAGGATTGAAAACCACTACCTGATGTgctccatttcttaaaatatatttattaagcacagatgagtttagatttttttttttgttttgtgattaaACGTAAAATccccaataaaattattttaaagttcttccaAGGAAAAGAAACTTTACCTGGCTACGTCAGAGACAAGGGTCCTCCAGCACCTGCTGCTTTTCCTGTACCTGCTGCTTGTTTTAGCTGAAGGGCGTTTGAGCCAGCATCTGTCAAATGCAAATCTCTTCAAAGTGACTCAGGCTATGTTTTTTCCCTGTGGGATATGTGGTTTACCTGTGGATATCTGTGAGTTCACGGGCGTGTGCGTTGCTTTTGTTTCCCCATTGGATAGATTCCTTCTATGCTGGGTCAGTTTTCAGTTCTTATTACAAAGCTCAGAGTCGGGGGAATCCAACCGTGCTGCTAATTCCTGCTGATGGTGGAGGGTAGGCCTCCTCATTCTCTCATTCTCCAATAACCTGTGAGGTAAGAAGAGCTGAGGTGGTTTTACCGGAAGCAGTGCCATTCACACCCAGGGGCTAAAATAACGCTGAATGCCCACCTGCAGATAAGCCTTGGCTATCACACCTGGACAGTCTACTctggggatgtgtgtgtgagtgtcacAGCATCATGAAATTCAGTCGCTTTCTAGCAGCCACTGTAAATAGGATAACTCATGGGCCCTGGGCAGGCATAGGACCCAGCAGCACCCTCTCAGGAACCTTCGTGTTATTTCCAGCCAGACTGAGGCCGGCAGCTCCCTGGCAGACAATAGCAAAGCACCAGGTGTTCCCAGCAGCTGTCTCCACTCTTGCAAATTTCCCCAGGCAGGAGAGTTGCACTTGATTGCACAAGGCAGGAGCATTTGTCCTGTGCCTCTGGACCCAGCTGTCTCAGAGGTAGCCCTTATAATTGAACTTTGGCCCTTGGTAAACAAGGCCAGTCACAGGACACATCAGGAAGCTGATTGGTATTTAGAAACTTGAGCTGCTTTGAGGTTTCACTCTGGATTTTGGTCAAGCTGTTACAAAGTGAGTGACTTGGTCTTTCCACTCTTGGATAACG encodes the following:
- the LOC138395565 gene encoding small ribosomal subunit protein eS27-like, which codes for MTLAKDLLYLSPEEEKRKHKKQRLVQSPDSYFMEVKCPGCYKVTTVFSHAQTVVLCVGCSAVLCQPAGGKARRTEGCSFRRKQH